A segment of the Saccopteryx leptura isolate mSacLep1 chromosome 11, mSacLep1_pri_phased_curated, whole genome shotgun sequence genome:
ATATATGGGCTACAAGTCACTGATCAGTGTAAAGAGGAATTCAGAGTTTTGAAGTCATCCTGGCAGCCTCTGGGAAGATAGCAGACAAATGGTTTACAGTTTAAAATCGTGGCAGCTGTTCTATGGGGTTACACAAGATGGTGTATGGTGATCAGGGGTTACTCACAGAATCTTGCTCTAGAAAGAAGTACCCTCTCCCTAAGAGCTCAGCTAGTAGAAGAACTCTGATGCCTGGAGCTGGCTCTCATCCAACATACTTCATTCCTCTGCTCTTTTGCTCAATTTGCTAGAAAATATCTAATCAGCTTTAAACACCTaagttcattcattctttcatttgttcattgaacAAATATTCTAGAGCAATTGCTATAGGTTATATAGACCATTCTAGACACTTGGGAATGCAACAGTAAATATACATCTACCCTAGAAAATTTTCCCTCCACTTCCCCCGCCTTTAGGCTGGTGGCCCATGCACATCATTTATTCATTAGTTTTTCCAGTAAGATGCTGACTGCTTAATATGTGTATCTCCAATCCAGTCTTCTCCTCAATCATTCTTTTCAAATCTAAATGAGATCATGTTACATCTCTGCTCTCTAAAAGCTACCTAGTCTACCCAGAGTAGAAGCCAAAATTCTTACAATTTCAGGCCCTATTAGAGGATGCCACCTTTGTAAATCCTTTCTTCCATATCTTTCTTTACCCAATCAATGTGAAAGTTGTAGGAAGGATGTAGTTAAATGATAAGGAGCTGATAGAAGGGCTGACTCATCCCATTGAAAAGAGAACTAATTTCTAATTCTACTTTTGATACAattgtatatatactgctcacaaaaattaggggatatttcaaaatgaatgtgaagcgataaaaaaagcatttgattttttttttattaaacaagaacatcagaaaagtaaataagTCAAAGAACGTTTTTCAGTTATGCAAaagagatacaaaaccaacttttagaaaatgcactatacaaaaggctgaaagtactcaagtatctgcatgttctctgagcccctaatttttgtgagcagtgtaggaGGACAGCAAGTAGACTTTTCTGGGTTTCCCTAGTCATTCTTCATTTGGGAAGGAAAGAAGATCTCACACATGAATGAAATATGATAATGTAACTATAGGTCTTAAATTATtgtgataaataaatttataaaaataaaacattggcctgaccaggtggtggcgcagtggatagagcgtcagactggaatgccgaggacccaggttcgagaccctgaggtcactagcttgagtgcaggctcgtctggtttgagcaaaagctcaccagcttggacccaaggtcgctggctcaagcaaggggttactcagtctgctgaaggcccgcggttaaggcacatatgagaaagcaatcaatgaacaactaaggtgttgcaatgaaaaaactaatgattgatgcttctcatctctctccgttcctgtctgtctgtccctatctatccctctctctgactctctctctgtctctgtaaaaaaataaaaaaaataaaaaataaaataaaacattgtccaAGGGTAAAAATACTTTGTGCAAGTACTTGGAAAACTAAAGTTGTCAAGGTTTTATAATTAGTCTTACtacaattttaagttttaatttatgACTTTGAACTAGTATTACAAAATGTCCCAAAACAGCAACAGAAATTTCCATTCAAATATAGCTACATTTTGTATCTACATATAGGTAAACTAATTAGATCAGTGCTGGAAAGTAATATATTCCTTACTAGCTCAAGAATCATTGGCCTACAAAATGATTGAACTACTATTGTCTTACAGCAAAACTAAGATAAATATTCAGGGTCCTTTCATTTCCATCTTATAaatgcctttttctttattttttttaggggggAGGGATATTTTGTAAGGCTATGTAATTAATAACCATAGATGCAAAGATAGTACAAAAACAATAATGAACTTACGAACATAGATTCAAATCAATAACTAACTTATATCCCCATAATGTTCAGATAATTTAGCATGAGAAAATTAATTAGTGTAAGGCAGCACATtagcattaaataaataatgacatataAGTAACCcaagtatatataaaatgtaatatgaAGTTTTGATTCAAAGTGATACATGGATAccattttttattgttatgtttTTTATGAAGAAGCTTACTACAAAATGTACATTTAGCAGGCTTTGCTAAATTGTTCTATACAGTTATATAAAATGTGCTTTTCCTggtagtattttaaaacaaatatgttaACTTTCTTATCAATATAACCACATTTATGAATGTGCTTTCAATATTTCTCCTCTATTttaacagaactccaagtttcaCATGCCTGAGGAtcccaaagaaaaaaaggaaaatcttctACATAACTCTGAGAGATCTGCTAGGGTCTTAACAGAGGCCGGTCACTCACAAGGAGAGGATCAACCTTTGGATAAGACCGCAGGGTCACCAACCATTAAGTTGACTAAAAAACATCAAGGAACTAAGACCTTTTTCAAGAAGTTCAGAGAAATGAATTGGCCATTGGACATTCACCCTTTAAACAAAAGTTTAGTCAAAGACAACAAATGGAGAAGAATTGATGCAACCCAAGAGAAACGCAGGTCTTTCCTTCAGGAGTTTTGCAAGAAATATGGTGGAGTAAGTCATCCTCAATCACATCTTTTTCACATGGTATCCAGGATCTATGTAGAAGATAAACACAAAATCTTATATTGTGAAGTACCAAAGGCTGGCTGTTCTAACTGGAAAAGAATTCTGATGGTACTAAATGGATTAGCTCCTTCAGCATACAACATCTCCCATGATGCAGTTCACTATGGGAAGCATTTGAAAAAGCTAGACAGCTTTGACTTACAAGGGATATACACCCGTTTGAATACCTACACCAAAGCTGTGTTTGTTCGTGATCCCATGGAAAGGTTAGTGTCAGCATTTAGGGACAAATTTGAACACCCCAATAGTTATTACCATCCAGTATTTGGGAAAGCAATTATAAAGAAATATCGGCCAAATGCCTGTGAAAAAGCATTAAATAATGGATCTGGAGTCAAATTCAAAGAGTTTGTCCACTATTTGCTGGATTCCCACCGACCAGTAGGAATGGACATTCATTGGGAAAAGGTCAGCAAACTCTGCTACCCGTGTTTGATCAACTATGATTTTGTTGGGAAATTTGAAACTTTGGAAGAAGATGCCAATTACTTTTTACAGCTTATTGGTGCTCCAAAAGAGCTAAAATTTCCAAACTTTAAAGATAGGCACTCTTCTGATGAAAGAACCAACGCTCAGGTTGTGAGACAGTATTTAAAGGATCTGACTAGAACTGAGAGACAATTAATCTATGACTTCTATTACTTGGACTATTTGATGTTTAATTATACAACTCCATTTTTGTAGTCTGCATTCATTTTCTAAAACACTGTATTTACTTCATGGTGATGGCCTTGAATCAGCCCACTGTAATTTTCCTATAATTCTATGTATAGGAGAAATTTAACTAAGTGCAGTTTTCTTGATTTAATGAAGACTTTTACCAAATAGTATGACACCAATTGGTGCAAAGTTATAGGAAAATTACCTAACAGAGACATGTAAACAACTTGAGTTATTCTAAAATGTTTGGAAAAGAGCTGCTTTTGCATTATGGATCATATTACAGAAGCAGTAACCTAGCCAGCTGCTACATTAGCTACAACAACCTCTCATAATGATAGGAAAAGGGATCTAAAATAGCATGAGTGAATGTCTCCATGCTGGAATTTGTTGTGTAACGTGCATGGATATATTTTTAGCAGTCTGTGGCATATTAATCAAACATTGGATAGTTTTCTTACACCCCGGAAATATTTCTATAAACTTCAATGGTTAATCAATTCTGAAATGATATTTTGGACCTTGGCATTTTACTTTAGGTTGGAAGGTATTATGTGATTTACAATATGGAACTATGGCAGAAAAACCAGATGAGGCTATGGCTTTGTATATTTGAAAGCCAATAAAAAATGTACAACATGCTAAAATCAAAGCAAGGAAAACAACCTCCCTCTTCCAGAAAAACT
Coding sequences within it:
- the CHST9 gene encoding carbohydrate sulfotransferase 9, which gives rise to MQPSEMVMNPKQVFLWVLIFGVAGLLLFMYLQVWIEEQHTGWGPVNYLQTVPRIMTREKIQDHITVQNSKFHMPEDPKEKKENLLHNSERSARVLTEAGHSQGEDQPLDKTAGSPTIKLTKKHQGTKTFFKKFREMNWPLDIHPLNKSLVKDNKWRRIDATQEKRRSFLQEFCKKYGGVSHPQSHLFHMVSRIYVEDKHKILYCEVPKAGCSNWKRILMVLNGLAPSAYNISHDAVHYGKHLKKLDSFDLQGIYTRLNTYTKAVFVRDPMERLVSAFRDKFEHPNSYYHPVFGKAIIKKYRPNACEKALNNGSGVKFKEFVHYLLDSHRPVGMDIHWEKVSKLCYPCLINYDFVGKFETLEEDANYFLQLIGAPKELKFPNFKDRHSSDERTNAQVVRQYLKDLTRTERQLIYDFYYLDYLMFNYTTPFL